A part of Microaerobacter geothermalis genomic DNA contains:
- a CDS encoding glycosyltransferase, which translates to MLTPLKVIHIIGGGEFGGAEQHIIHLLSRFNPQKVQVEVLCFYDSTFAEKLRRNGIKVHVMDQYGRFDFRLLKGITQFLDHEKPDIVHTHGVKANFFGRLACRRLNISPVVTTIHSLLKYDYAHPLARFFASKMELWTRKWTTHFIAISKAIEEDLYETGVSSDKISVIYHGIDISYFSHVKDPQLIRRLADLPSDATVVGAVGRLVPIKGFDVLLKAASLLKKEGFPHMFVLVGSGPEEKNLRKLASELEITDRVRFLGFQQDIPSVLAGIDIFVSPSRTEGLGLAVLEAMAAGKPVVATGVGGVKELIRDKENGVLIPVDDEVALFRALEGLFIHPKIYFQLSIKAKQEVEKRFSVEGMVEQTYQLYVQLAGQKEK; encoded by the coding sequence ATGTTAACACCACTTAAAGTCATCCATATCATCGGCGGAGGGGAATTTGGAGGAGCTGAACAGCACATCATCCATCTGTTGTCTCGCTTCAATCCTCAAAAGGTTCAGGTGGAAGTTCTCTGTTTTTATGACTCTACTTTCGCTGAAAAGTTGCGCCGAAACGGGATAAAGGTCCATGTCATGGATCAATATGGCCGTTTTGATTTTCGGCTGTTAAAGGGGATTACTCAATTTCTGGATCACGAAAAACCGGATATCGTACATACCCACGGGGTTAAGGCTAATTTTTTTGGAAGGTTGGCTTGCCGCCGCCTTAACATTTCCCCGGTGGTAACCACCATACATAGTTTGCTGAAATATGATTATGCCCATCCATTGGCTCGTTTTTTTGCTTCTAAGATGGAACTGTGGACGAGGAAGTGGACCACCCATTTCATTGCGATATCGAAGGCCATCGAAGAGGATTTGTACGAAACGGGGGTATCATCCGATAAAATTTCAGTCATCTATCACGGGATTGATATTTCCTATTTTTCTCATGTGAAAGATCCCCAATTGATTAGAAGATTGGCTGATCTCCCCTCCGATGCTACGGTCGTGGGGGCTGTGGGAAGACTGGTTCCAATCAAAGGCTTTGATGTCCTTCTTAAAGCGGCTTCTTTATTAAAAAAAGAAGGATTCCCTCATATGTTTGTACTGGTGGGGTCAGGTCCTGAAGAAAAAAATTTAAGGAAGTTAGCCAGTGAATTAGAGATTACCGATAGGGTTCGTTTTTTAGGATTTCAACAAGATATTCCATCGGTCTTGGCTGGGATTGATATATTTGTAAGTCCTTCCAGAACAGAAGGGCTTGGTTTGGCCGTTTTGGAAGCCATGGCTGCAGGTAAACCCGTAGTGGCGACTGGTGTTGGAGGAGTAAAGGAATTAATCAGAGACAAAGAAAATGGAGTTCTCATCCCGGTTGATGATGAGGTAGCGCTATTTCGGGCCCTAGAGGGTTTATTTATTCATCCCAAAATCTACTTTCAATTAAGCATCAAGGCAAAACAGGAAGTAGAAAAGAGATTCTCCGTTGAGGGTATGGTTGAA
- a CDS encoding O-antigen ligase family protein yields the protein MNKIINSFKNYSIWLYIFLSYPVVDFFLRNILGIPVISSLWDDGLLVVLLMFTAGALIEGREQTMSSIKAPLTAFTVYAVALLVMDMPYFSVSFEGFRAIFQYILFFFVGFFLFKKRDEILPYLRVLTIVGILVGAYGLLQVILGVETPQSWISSGESIRTRAFSIIGSPNILGSHMAFLAPLSIGLFFFEKDKKWRLFWLLGALVMIGALMFTFSRGAWIAFAGALSLLGVLVERRLLIIGVIAAILVAVFVPTVTERITYLFTDEYIQKSSSDGRIARWLGAYDQIRYEPLFGKGLGHYGGAVGQRNFGTIYVDSYLFKTLAETGLIGVILFFWLIFKILKESYYAWRKTNDPPYFWLLAGAFTGMVAVLIHNMVENIFEVPYMSSYFWFMTGIILSFPFLKKGEPDYE from the coding sequence ATGAACAAAATCATAAACTCTTTTAAAAATTATTCGATTTGGCTTTATATCTTTCTTAGTTATCCTGTCGTAGACTTTTTTCTGAGAAATATTTTAGGAATCCCTGTCATCTCTTCCCTTTGGGATGATGGGCTGCTTGTTGTTCTTTTAATGTTCACCGCAGGGGCCCTTATAGAAGGCAGGGAGCAAACCATGTCTTCGATAAAAGCCCCCTTAACCGCCTTTACTGTATATGCCGTTGCCCTTTTAGTGATGGACATGCCATATTTCTCCGTCAGCTTTGAAGGATTTCGTGCCATTTTTCAGTATATCCTGTTCTTCTTTGTCGGATTTTTCCTTTTCAAGAAAAGGGATGAGATCCTTCCCTACCTTCGCGTGCTAACCATTGTCGGGATCCTTGTCGGAGCCTACGGATTATTGCAAGTGATCCTAGGAGTGGAAACTCCCCAGAGTTGGATCAGCTCTGGAGAATCCATCCGCACCCGAGCATTTTCTATTATTGGAAGCCCCAACATTTTGGGAAGCCATATGGCTTTTTTAGCTCCTTTATCCATCGGCCTTTTCTTCTTTGAAAAAGATAAGAAATGGCGTCTATTTTGGCTGCTGGGTGCTCTGGTGATGATCGGTGCCTTAATGTTTACATTCTCAAGGGGAGCATGGATTGCCTTTGCCGGTGCCCTTTCCTTATTGGGGGTGTTGGTGGAAAGACGCCTTTTGATCATTGGAGTGATTGCAGCAATTCTGGTAGCGGTGTTTGTTCCTACGGTCACCGAACGGATTACTTATCTATTTACTGATGAATATATTCAAAAGAGCAGCAGCGATGGCCGGATTGCCCGCTGGCTAGGCGCTTACGATCAAATTCGTTATGAACCCCTTTTTGGCAAAGGATTGGGCCACTATGGAGGGGCGGTTGGCCAGCGCAACTTTGGGACGATTTATGTGGACAGCTATCTGTTCAAAACCTTGGCCGAGACGGGGCTAATCGGCGTTATACTTTTTTTCTGGTTAATTTTTAAGATATTAAAGGAATCTTACTATGCCTGGAGAAAAACAAATGATCCTCCTTATTTTTGGCTTTTGGCCGGAGCATTTACCGGGATGGTAGCTGTATTGATTCACAACATGGTGGAGAATATCTTTGAAGTTCCCTATATGAGCAGCTATTTCTGGTTTATGACAGGAATCATTCTCTCTTTTCCATTTCTGAAAAAGGGGGAACCCGATTATGAATAA
- a CDS encoding glycoside hydrolase family 88 protein: MKWSRRVMKILHKGKWLLLLAILFGIFMYSLNMNVRVVDKATFSFFQEPISKQPSSTNEQPSFFSLTLYDPSLTIQLTAEDERNEQYLSGKDLTYSVLEGRKVIGELFVQQLRFSNQDLYYFIRFTAEENLDRVIPLRITFPGIGKPTLHTLDYPGALSNQTSVWKEKMSIDSGESLPKGAFFLDGEDYFLFSSPIDVFLPLANGVRKERFEKSLSAQFRQEKGKVQLLLPLPVVKGNFTENWGMFSTRQLVDWRNENAHKVLKIADLNRVRKWSREGMFYVTPDSYEPTDPRGFWMNPAHHVGEVFLRTEGAIFFENFAVLSLYTAAETQNEQGFWPTTPRSNWLYNDYGINAGFYDTRFNTDAGLFLLRGYRKLGDETWLTAAVKYADFLVKFAQTHQYRTKNGGILVYDYSNGNESEEEQKKPIQTHVSLNHHITEMNFLYEMYKTMKNTTYFNIAEKMKQGVKDTAKDWKKEEDGDLWYAYLPDGTYGLKDYPLLTLKDLRYSQELITELYGVPDPDFQYLIQVKEEYLRKNNLPLY, from the coding sequence ATGAAATGGAGTCGAAGAGTGATGAAAATTCTCCATAAAGGGAAATGGCTCCTCCTATTGGCCATCCTTTTCGGCATTTTCATGTATAGTCTAAATATGAATGTCAGGGTGGTGGATAAAGCCACCTTCTCCTTTTTCCAAGAGCCGATATCTAAGCAGCCTTCTTCAACCAATGAGCAACCTTCTTTTTTTTCATTAACCCTGTATGACCCCAGCCTTACTATCCAATTGACAGCGGAAGATGAACGAAATGAACAATACCTGTCAGGGAAGGATTTGACCTACTCCGTGTTGGAAGGGAGAAAGGTAATCGGAGAACTCTTTGTTCAACAACTGCGGTTTTCCAATCAGGATCTCTATTACTTTATCCGATTTACGGCCGAGGAGAATCTTGATAGGGTGATTCCGTTAAGAATTACATTTCCCGGTATAGGCAAACCAACCCTTCATACCCTTGATTATCCCGGAGCATTATCCAATCAAACCTCGGTATGGAAAGAAAAAATGTCCATTGATTCCGGGGAATCTCTACCAAAGGGAGCGTTTTTTTTGGATGGTGAGGATTATTTTTTGTTTTCCAGTCCAATTGATGTATTTCTTCCGCTAGCCAATGGGGTAAGAAAAGAGAGGTTTGAAAAAAGTCTCTCAGCCCAGTTTAGGCAAGAAAAGGGAAAGGTGCAGCTTCTCCTGCCCCTGCCTGTGGTAAAGGGCAACTTCACTGAGAACTGGGGAATGTTCAGCACCCGCCAGCTGGTGGATTGGAGAAATGAAAACGCACACAAAGTACTAAAGATTGCTGACTTGAACCGGGTTAGAAAGTGGTCCAGGGAAGGAATGTTTTATGTTACTCCGGATTCCTACGAACCCACCGACCCGAGGGGCTTTTGGATGAACCCGGCCCACCACGTGGGAGAAGTATTCCTAAGAACAGAGGGAGCTATCTTTTTCGAAAATTTTGCGGTCCTTTCCCTTTATACAGCAGCAGAAACTCAAAATGAACAAGGTTTCTGGCCAACTACGCCCCGATCCAACTGGCTGTATAACGATTATGGGATCAATGCCGGGTTTTATGATACCCGCTTTAATACGGATGCCGGATTATTTTTGCTGAGAGGCTACCGGAAATTGGGAGATGAAACCTGGTTAACAGCGGCGGTAAAGTATGCAGACTTCCTGGTGAAATTTGCTCAAACCCATCAGTACAGGACGAAAAATGGAGGGATTCTGGTATATGATTACAGCAACGGCAACGAGTCTGAAGAAGAACAAAAGAAACCGATTCAAACCCATGTTTCTTTGAACCACCATATTACCGAAATGAATTTTTTATATGAAATGTATAAAACCATGAAGAATACAACCTACTTCAATATTGCCGAAAAGATGAAACAGGGAGTAAAAGACACGGCAAAGGACTGGAAAAAGGAAGAGGACGGGGATCTCTGGTATGCCTATCTTCCCGATGGAACGTACGGATTAAAGGATTATCCCCTTCTGACACTGAAAGATTTGCGCTACAGCCAGGAGCTGATCACTGAATTGTACGGTGTGCCGGATCCCGATTTTCAATATCTGATACAGGTGAAAGAGGAGTATTTAAGAAAGAACAATTTGCCGCTATATTAG
- a CDS encoding branched-chain amino acid ABC transporter ATP-binding protein/permease, protein MKKWITYGTAAIFIYLLPWLIPNSFFIHVAQGFAYTYLVILGLNLLVGLSGQLSLGHAGFYAIGAYVTGLLTVQGIPFLISLVIASFVAGVTGGIVALLSLRAKGPYLAMVTIAFGVLIEIIANRWVSVTGGPAGVYLDKADIFGYALNEVEYFYFVGFVALFFTLLANHLFQSRFGRTFRAIGQSEIAAEVIGVNVRNWKVLAFMISAFLGGIGGAFFAFQNGYFNSETFTFDKSILFLVGVIVGGAGTRLGPLIGTAVVFLIPQVFASLYDYHLIIFGTILLLSLVLLPDGIAGSLGKLSLFQRWKSKEQLQGDVEEGEMGDFSFRHHLNHEEQLEIKELNMDFGGLRAVNQLNMVIKPNRVHGLIGPNGSGKSTTVNLLSGVYRPSGGKIIWLNRDVSQYAPHKMAHLGVTRTFQNLQLFYELTVLENVMLGFHKHYKTGFWHNLFHWPSFFREESQFRKEALVLLRLVGLEEKAHEISGRLSYGEQRLVEIARGLAVKPSIMILDEPAAGASPVEIEKIMKVIQTLKDAGLSIILVEHHMEIVMNVCDVITVLDFGEKIAEGDPAAVQSNPKVIEAYLGGEEVTELVSGQKSIS, encoded by the coding sequence ATGAAAAAGTGGATCACCTATGGAACTGCTGCTATTTTCATTTATCTGCTGCCATGGCTTATTCCCAACTCCTTCTTCATTCATGTGGCTCAAGGCTTTGCTTATACTTATCTGGTGATTTTAGGTTTAAATTTATTGGTGGGCCTATCCGGGCAGCTGTCGTTGGGCCATGCCGGCTTTTATGCGATCGGTGCTTATGTCACGGGATTATTAACGGTTCAGGGAATTCCTTTTCTGATCAGTCTTGTGATTGCCTCTTTCGTAGCTGGGGTTACCGGTGGAATTGTCGCTTTGCTGTCACTAAGAGCCAAGGGCCCTTACCTTGCCATGGTAACCATTGCTTTTGGCGTCTTGATTGAGATCATTGCCAATCGTTGGGTTTCTGTGACAGGAGGTCCGGCGGGGGTTTATTTGGATAAAGCAGATATTTTTGGATATGCGTTAAATGAAGTGGAATACTTCTATTTCGTAGGATTTGTGGCTTTGTTTTTTACCCTGTTGGCCAATCATCTGTTCCAATCCAGATTCGGCAGAACCTTTCGGGCGATTGGACAAAGTGAAATTGCCGCTGAAGTGATTGGTGTCAATGTTCGGAATTGGAAAGTGCTGGCTTTTATGATCAGCGCCTTTTTGGGCGGGATCGGTGGAGCGTTTTTTGCCTTTCAAAACGGGTACTTTAACAGCGAAACCTTCACCTTTGATAAATCGATCCTTTTCCTGGTCGGTGTGATCGTTGGGGGAGCTGGAACCCGTTTGGGACCTTTGATCGGGACAGCCGTTGTTTTCCTGATTCCACAAGTATTTGCCTCTCTCTATGATTATCATCTCATCATTTTCGGAACGATTCTTCTCCTTAGTCTGGTACTGCTGCCTGATGGGATTGCCGGGAGCCTTGGCAAACTATCTCTTTTTCAAAGATGGAAATCAAAAGAGCAGCTACAGGGAGATGTTGAAGAAGGTGAAATGGGGGATTTTTCATTCCGGCACCATCTGAATCATGAAGAGCAGCTGGAGATCAAAGAACTAAATATGGATTTTGGCGGATTGAGGGCGGTTAATCAGCTAAACATGGTAATTAAACCGAACCGGGTTCATGGATTAATCGGTCCTAACGGATCGGGCAAGAGTACAACAGTCAATCTGCTAAGCGGTGTATATCGACCGTCAGGGGGGAAGATTATCTGGCTGAATCGCGATGTTTCCCAATATGCTCCCCATAAAATGGCACATCTGGGAGTGACGAGAACGTTTCAAAACCTGCAGCTGTTCTATGAATTGACAGTATTGGAAAATGTGATGCTGGGTTTTCATAAGCATTACAAAACCGGATTCTGGCATAATCTGTTTCACTGGCCATCTTTCTTTCGGGAGGAGAGTCAATTTCGAAAGGAAGCTCTGGTGCTTCTTCGATTGGTGGGTTTGGAAGAGAAGGCCCATGAGATATCTGGAAGGCTGTCCTATGGAGAGCAGAGGTTGGTAGAAATCGCACGAGGTCTGGCCGTAAAACCATCTATTATGATTCTGGATGAACCGGCAGCCGGGGCCAGTCCGGTTGAAATCGAAAAAATCATGAAAGTAATCCAAACCTTAAAGGATGCAGGTCTTTCAATCATATTGGTTGAGCATCATATGGAAATTGTCATGAATGTATGTGATGTCATCACGGTTCTTGATTTTGGCGAGAAGATTGCGGAAGGAGATCCCGCCGCCGTTCAGAGCAATCCCAAAGTAATTGAAGCCTATCTGGGGGGAGAAGAGGTGACAGAGCTTGTTAGTGGTCAAAAATCTATCAGTTGA
- a CDS encoding ABC transporter ATP-binding protein has protein sequence MVKNLSVDYGSASVLRNVQMEVNDGEIVALIGRNGAGKTTVLRTITGLVKAKDGEVNFQDQELTNIPAHQIVKLGISHVPQGRQVFGDQTVEDNLILGAYTNRKNKKRMMELVEREYERFPRLKERRRQMAGTLSGGEQQMLAIARGLMSEPKLLVLDEPSMGLSPLYVKHIFDTLLQLKKEGVTILVVEQLATAALSISDRAYVLQLGEVKLNGKSRDLLKDDRILKTYLGAS, from the coding sequence GTGGTCAAAAATCTATCAGTTGATTATGGATCGGCATCTGTTTTGAGGAATGTTCAGATGGAGGTAAATGATGGGGAAATCGTTGCACTGATCGGCCGAAACGGAGCGGGAAAAACGACGGTATTGCGGACGATTACCGGTCTGGTGAAAGCAAAGGATGGAGAAGTCAATTTTCAGGATCAGGAGCTAACAAATATTCCTGCCCACCAAATCGTCAAATTGGGAATTTCCCATGTTCCCCAAGGGAGGCAGGTATTTGGCGACCAAACGGTAGAGGACAACCTGATCTTGGGTGCCTACACCAACCGTAAAAATAAGAAAAGAATGATGGAATTGGTTGAAAGGGAATATGAAAGATTTCCTAGGTTAAAGGAACGAAGAAGACAGATGGCCGGAACATTAAGCGGCGGAGAGCAGCAGATGCTGGCCATTGCGAGGGGGTTGATGTCTGAGCCGAAATTGCTGGTGTTGGATGAGCCCTCCATGGGATTATCTCCCCTTTATGTAAAGCATATTTTTGACACCCTTCTGCAGTTGAAGAAAGAGGGAGTCACCATTTTGGTGGTGGAACAATTGGCCACCGCAGCCTTATCCATCTCAGACCGGGCATATGTGTTACAGCTGGGCGAGGTAAAACTTAACGGCAAATCAAGGGATCTGTTGAAGGATGACCGGATTTTAAAAACGTATCTGGGAGCGTCGTGA